Proteins from one Trichoplusia ni isolate ovarian cell line Hi5 chromosome 9, tn1, whole genome shotgun sequence genomic window:
- the LOC113497612 gene encoding 39S ribosomal protein L4, mitochondrial, whose product MTSALISAIKRLHISVVPQIRVFSSNAVSVSSLDQNTLSITKKDWAFKPQYTKPREVWIENIDTIEEQKLGLFELHPLVYAASPRIDIIHQNVIWQKKIRFVSWAHTKTRAEVRGGGRKPWPQKGLGRARHGSIRSPLFRGGGVAHGPRSGKTHFFMLPFHLRLNGLTTTLSAKLAQDDLHIVKDLILPTDNPEYLNDLIEKRNWGPSVLLVDDTDYAPRNITVATDSIPHVNIIPVYGLNVFSMLKHDTLVLTQAAAERIEERLLKWLNADTRRQQQAYKLNQV is encoded by the exons ATGACTTCGGCACTGATAAGTGCTATCAAAAGGCTGCACATTTCAGTAGTGCCTCAAATTCGGGTATTTTCTTCAAATGCCGTTTCTGTGAGCTCTTTGGATCAAAACACCTTAAGTATTACAAAGAAGGATTGGGCTTTTAAACCTCAATACACAAAGCCCCGCGAGGTATGGATTGAAAACATAGATACGATCGAAGAACAAAAATTGGGGTTATTTGAGTTGCATCCATTGGTCTATGCTGCCTCGCCCAGAATTGACATTATTCATCAAAATGTTATATGGCAAAAGAAAATAAGGTTTGTATCTTGGGCTCACACGAAGACTAGAGCGGAAGTAAGGGGTGGTGGTAGAAAGCCGTGGCCACAGAAGGGCTTGGGTCGTGCTCGTCATGGTTCCATTCGCTCCCCACTATTCCGCGGCGGTGGTGTCGCCCACGGCCCTCGCTCCGGCAAAACCCACTTCTTCATGCTACCTTTTCACCTTCGCCTAAATGGACTAACCACAACATTATCAGCAAAACTAGCCCAAGATGATCTACATATAGTAAAGGACTTGATACTGCCCACAGATAACCCggaatatttaaatgatcttATTGAGAAGAGAAATTGGGGCCCTTCAGTGTTGCTTGTTGATGA CACTGATTATGCACCAAGAAACATTACAGTGGCTACAGACAGCATACCTCATGTCAACATTATACCAGTCTATGGTCTGAATGTATTCTCCATGTTGAAACATGATACCCTTGTGCTAACTCAAGCAGCTGCCGAGAGAATTGAGGAAAGATTATTGAAATGGCTCAATGCCGATACAAGAAGACAGCAACAAGCTTACAAATTAAATCAAGTTTAG
- the LOC113497611 gene encoding zinc finger protein 26-like codes for MNKICRICLEEGVLSSVFTKNYNISLCDMIEYCCNIKISKDDGLPEQMCSNCIYKLGIAYHFKQTCESADIRLRQYLGLRIPSKYNDACIATDPIAPTHATIIKKCKCKQPEPKRNTNYKKKPESEKRKRGPKPKPKQNHTCYQCDKQFRCQAQLEMHVRTHTGDKPFVCMYCPRQFTQKHNLTIHLRIHTGEKPFQCEVCSKRFSAQGNLHAHLKIHTGQRDHVCSLCNKSFITSSELTRHMSKHRGIKNFKCDLCGAAYVHSRDLKLHKLKKHQIVAQNPKDQNEGFNNSSNIDIIGIDVGKDPPMPMKDVNHLIPHIIGEKPQHSLPVITESSSMMPYEQKHVKDMFHQYSSKVFEVHNCAICGEGFDYVTALAQHYVLRHKDHESLQSKGYGLQQ; via the exons atgaataaaatatgtaggaTATGTTTAGAAGAAGGTGTACTATCTTCAGTTTTTACAAAGAACTACAATATATCATTATGTGACATGATAGAATATTGCTGTAACATAAAG attAGTAAAGATGATGGATTACCTGAACAAATGTGTAGTAACTGTATCTACAAATTAGGAATAGCTTATCATTTCAAACAAACCTGTGAGAGTGCTGATATAAGACTGAGACAATACTTAGGATTGAGAATTCCAAGCAA gTATAATGATGCCTGCATAGCCACTGATCCTATT gcACCTACACATGcaacaataataaagaaatg caAATGTAAACAGCCAGAGCCAAAACggaatacaaattataaaaagaaaccaGAATCAGAGAAAAGGAAGCGAGGCCCAAAGCCAAAGCCTAAACAGAACCACACCTGTTACCAGTGTGACAAACAATTTAGATGTCAGGCACAATTAGAAATGCATGTGAG aaCACATACAGGTGACAAACCATTTGTTTGTATGTACTGCCCAAGGCAATTTACTCAGAAGCACAACCTTACTATACATTTGCGAATACATACTGGAGAAAAACCTTTTCAGTGTGAAGTCTGCAG CAAAAGGTTTTCAGCTCAAGGAAATCTCCATGCTCATCTCAAAATTCACACAGGCCAAAGAGATCAT gTCTGCTCATTATGTAACAAATCATTTATAACTTCAAGCGAATTAACACGCCATATGAGTAAGCATAGAGGAATAAAGAATTTCAAATGTGATTTATGTGGAGCTGCGTATGTACACTCTAGGGACCTA AAACtacataaactaaaaaaacatcaGATAGTTGCTCAGAACCCAAAGGATCAAAATGAAGGATTTAACAACAGTAGTAATATAGATATTATTGGTATAGATGTTGGGAAGGATCCCCCAATGCCTATGAAAGATGTAAATCATCTTATACCACATATCATTGGTGAGAAACCACAACATAGCCTCCCAGTCATTACGGAAAGTAGTTCTATGATGCCATATGAACAGAAACATGTGAAAGACATGTTCCACCAGTATTCAAGTAAGGTATTTGAGGTACACAACTGTGCCATCTGTGGAGAAGGGTTTGACTATGTGACAGCTTTAGCACAGCATTATGTGCTTAGACATAAAGACCATGAAAGTCTCCAATCTAAAGGGTACGGATTGCAGCAATAA
- the LOC113497614 gene encoding NADH dehydrogenase [ubiquinone] 1 subunit C2, producing the protein MSSQMTAIELLELGDEGRKRPLLNQHWPSIIGSIFGVCTGIFINFQTRRPVFSGIHQHVILSAGFVTALTLLNNKRDAYFAEKDAVYRHYIELHPEEFEEPEPKKIGDLLEPWIPIR; encoded by the exons ATGTCTTCGCAAATGACGGCAATTGAACTTCTTGAATTAGGAGACGAGGGACGAAAGAGGCCTTTGCTAAATCAACACTGGCCCAGTATAATAGGATCTATATTTGGAGTATGTACTGGGATATTCATTAACTTCCAAACACGACGACCCGTCTTCAGTG GGATTCACCAACACGTCATCCTATCCGCCGGCTTTGTAACAGCTCTAACCTTACTAAACAACAAGCGTGACGCATATTTTGCTGAAAAAGACGCCGTTTACAGACACTACATTGAATTACATCCTGAGGAATTCGAAGAACCAG AGCCCAAGAAGATTGGAGACCTTTTAGAGCCATGGATCCCAATTCGTTAA
- the LOC113497605 gene encoding serine carboxypeptidase-like 51, translated as MRKRTVIILICAVSAAIVAAGLGVLIWWLVTRDNSYTVIRLSGEGIGDSSYTAALTRIHDHGDMFWWFYPTVAASGTSRPLILWLDGVTGVPPSLSANLGMFGPYDINFNKRENSWVEQYNLLFIDAPLGTGFSTPLSKDEIPKTIEENAEHLATTLKSFYSVHGSYRNAPLYIFGQGYGAQLALALAIELQNHRRLNPRGVVIANGIISPALVMSKLGFYLEELGYIADNGRPAIETLAKDVSDLVTAGNYRNAFDEFTSLGEFVNEKAGAIAVNLAYIVEKKTQETPNSRDYFGQYEYLRQVSKADVDIMNSVVASALGIPPNVTFDANRDDVIDIFKSTFMIPATEKIEYILQNTDVAVSIYNGNLDAVSNTPGQLEWINNLKWSGQDDFKKTLRGTLIVNSLVEGYFRETPRLKFYWMNAAGQSVPLDSPSAINVVLGRITAN; from the exons GACTATCAGGTGAAGGCATCGGTGATTCGAGCTATACAGCAGCTCTCACCAGGATCCACGACCATGGTGACATGTTCTGGTGGTTCTACCCCACAGTCGCGGCTTCCGGAACCAGTCGACCTTTAATATTGTGGTTAGATGGCGTGACTGGCGTTCCACCCAGTCTGTCAGCCAATTTAGGGATGTTCGGACCCtacgatattaattttaataagaggGAAAACTCATGG gttgaacaatataatttactttttatagatGCTCCTTTGGGTACTGGTTTTAGTACCCCCCTGTCTAAGGATGAAATACCAAAGACTATAGAAGAAAATG CTGAACATCTCGCGACCACGTTGAAATCGTTCTACAGCGTTCATGGGTCTTACCGTAATGCACCATTATACATTTTTGGACAAGGGTATGGTGCTCAACTAGCTTTGGCACTGGCAATTGAACTGCAG AATCATAGACGCCTTAACCCTCGCGGTGTGGTTATTGCCAACGGCATCATATCACCAGCCCTTGTAATGTCGAAACTCGGTTTTTATCTTGAAGAACTAGGTTATATTGCTGACAATGGCCGCCCAGCTATAGAAACTTTAGCTAAAGACGTATCTGATTTAGTAACCGCTGGAAATTATAGAAATGCATTCGACGAATTTACTTCTTTAGGAGAGTTTGTAAATGAAAAGGCTGGTGCTATAGCTGTCAATCTCGCTTATATTGTTGAGAAGAAAACTCAAGAGACTCCGAATTCACggg ATTATTTTGGCCAATACGAGTACTTACGGCAAGTCTCCAAAGCAGATGTTGACATTATGAACAGCGTCGTTGCTTCAGCCTTGGGTATACCACCAAATGTTACTTTTGACGCCAATCGTGACGATGTTATTGATATCTTTAAAAGCACCTTCATGATCCCAGCTACGGAAAAAA ttgaatATATTCTCCAAAACACAGATGTCGCCGTTTCCATTTATAACGGTAATTTAGACGCAGTGTCAAACACACCAG gCCAGTTAGAATGGATCAATAATCTTAAGTGGTCCGGTCAAGACGATTTTAAAAAGACTTTAAGAGGAACGCTTATTGTCAACAGCCTTGTGGAAGGCTACTTCCGGGAAACACCAAGACTTAAATTCTACTGGATGAACGCCGCGGGTCAATCG gtACCACTCGACAGCCCTTCAGCTATTAATGTAGTCCTGGGAAGGATAACAGCCAACTAA
- the LOC113497613 gene encoding uncharacterized protein LOC113497613, producing the protein MNDNYYEVTAELDAREILRYLNNLGIHNVSGEVLKYFITDLKKLIKYDLQNRDPSNVEKHEVQGPERLHSASTFSSRIRSKGQDSTSMKCTRECQKTRKPVNVRNVHSAPNLGPPKVEEKPLRRACSCVRVEKKPELVKERSSMCTSNNLIKVPKQLVKKKCDPVSLYHYYTSLWSKYKSNVPGENDWSDLRWNIRQKMAGNVVKQMSSNKVPDSHRNKEPAKS; encoded by the exons AtgaatgataattattatgaagtcACGGCTGAATTAGATGCTAGAGAAATATTAAGATACCTCAATAATCTTGGTATTCACAATGTAAGCGGGGAagttttgaagtattttattacag ATTTaaagaaactaattaaatacgACCTCCAGAACAGGGATCCTAGTAACGTAGAAAAACATGAAGTACAAGGGCCTGAAAGGTTACACAGTGCCAGCACATTCTCTTCACGCATCAGATCTAAAGGTCAAGATTCAACATCAATGAAATGTACAAGGGAATGTCAAAAGACTAGAAAACCTGTTAATGTAAGGAATGTCCACTCTGCGCCTAACTTGGGTCCACCCAAAGTTGAGGAGAAGCCCCTCAGAAGAGCTTGCTCATGTGTTAGAGTTGAAAAGAAACCAGAACTAGTTAAGGAGAGAAGTTCAATGTGTACTAGTAACAATT TAATAAAAGTTCCTAAACAACTTGTTAAGAAGAAGTGTGATCCAGTCTCTCTGTACCATTATTATACTTCTTTATGGAGTAAGTACAAGTCAAATGTACCGGGAGAGAATGACTGGTCAGACCTCAGGTGGAACATTAGGCAGAAAATGGCGGGAAATGTTGTTAAACAGATGTCGTCTAATAAG GTTCCTGATTCTCACAGAAACAAAGAACCAGCCAAGTCCTGA
- the LOC113497608 gene encoding DNA methyltransferase 1-associated protein 1 produces the protein MADILDILELEQPSAEISRDSIIHGDKVKKKYVTAKAVKRPEGMHREVFALLYHDNKDLPPLLPTDTGKAYKQTKAKLGMRKVRKWVWAPFTNPARKDNAVFHHWKRASDEAKEYPFAQFNKQVAIPSYSESEYNQYLKSEDWSQAETDHLIDLCQRFDLRFIVIHDRWDRAAFRDRSVEDLKERYYGICTTLSKVKTNPWSNTVTMVNGEKRIYHYDAEHERKRKEQLRRLFDRTQDQIDEEQMLLAELKKIDARKRERERKTQDLQKLISRADSGNLPPLSQVNNNNEGTSTPSNTASSIARRHDRKLHKKKITTQQRPVRAVESVTVEWSGIKFPEARGTGVWLRSQRMKLPAGVGQRKTKALEQELRLLNIDIAPTPTEAICKHFNELRSDLALALDLKNALDSCEFELQALRHQYEALNPGKTLTIPPLISNMVGDNETKPVGEIIDVVGSPSALNSTI, from the exons atggCTGATATACTTGATATATTGGAGTTGGAACAGCCTTCCGCTGAAATCAGTAGGGACAGTATAATACACGGTGATAAGGTGAAGAAGAAGTATGTGACGGCAAAGGCTGTGAAACGCCCTGAGGGTATGCACAGGGAAGTGTTTGCGTTGTTATATCATGACAACAAGGATTTACCGCCACTGCTGCCTACCGATACAg gtaaagcctacaaacaaacaaaggcTAAGTTGGGTATGAGAAAAGTCAGAAAATGGGTTTGGGCACCATTCACTAATCCTGCCCGCAAGGACAATGCCGTCTTCCACCATTGGAAACGAGCCTCCGATGAGGCCAAAGAGTATCCCTTTGCTCAATTCAATAAG CAAGTAGCAATACCCTCCTATTCAGAATCAGAATATAATCAGTATCTGAAATCGGAAGACTGGAGTCAAGCTGAAACTGATCACCTGATTGATTTGTGCCAAAGATTTGACTTGCGTTTTATAGTCATTCATGACAGATGGGACAGAGCTGCTTTCAGAGACCGAAGTGTAGAGGATTTAAAAGAGAGATACTATGGGATATGTACTACATTGAGCAAA GTAAAAACAAATCCATGGTCTAATACAGTTACAATGGTGAACGGTGAGAAACGCATTTATCATTATGATGCAGAACATGAACGCAAAAGGAAAGAACAACTCAGAAGATTGTTTGATAGGACACAGGATCAg attGATGAGGAGCAAATGCTATTGGCAGAGCTCAAAAAAATTGACGCCAGAAAACGTGAAAGGGAAAGAAAGACACAAGACTTACAGAAGTTAATATCCAGAGCCGACAGCGGTAACTTGCCGCCTTTGAGTCAAGTGAACAATAATAACGAGGGTACCAGCACACCTTCCAACACGGCTTCCAGTATAGCCAGGCGTCATGATAGAAAGCTGCACAAGAAGAAGATCACAACTCAACAACGTCCTGTCAGGGCTGTGGAGAGTGTT ACTGTAGAATGGTCTGGCATAAAGTTCCCTGAAGCGCGCGGTACTGGCGTTTGGTTGCGATCGCAACGCATGAAACTGCCAGCTGGAGTTGGGCAAAGAAAAACTAAGGCTTTAGAACAGGAGTTAAGGCTTTTGAATATtg ATATAGCTCCAACCCCGACGGAAGCCATTTGCAAACATTTCAATGAGCTGCGTTCAGATCTGGCTCTAGCATTAGACTTGAAAAATGCTTTAGATTCGTGCGAGTTTGAACTACAGGCTTTGAGGCATCAATATGAAGCTCTGAATCCTGGAAAG ACACTCACTATCCCACCATTAATTAGCAACATGGTGGGTGACAATGAAACAAAGCCAGTTGGTGAAATCATTGATGTAGTTGGGTCTCCAAGTGCATTGAACTCAACCATCTAG
- the LOC113497609 gene encoding rRNA-processing protein FCF1 homolog, with translation MGKQRKTRKIVERKFAKMKKLISLTDNRIKPTERLEPKKKKIDPNELKIREAPQASSALFFQYNTQLGPPYHILIDTNFVNFSIKNKLDIVQGMMDCLYAKCIPYITDCVLAELEKLGRKYRVALRIIKDPRFERITCLHKGTYADDCIVQRVTQHKSYIVATNDKDLKRRIRKIPGVPIMYVAEHKYTIERMPDAYGAPKGAI, from the exons atg ggTAAACAACGAAAAACAAGGAAGATTGTCGAGAGGAAGTTTGCAAAAATGAAAAAGCTCATAAGCCTCACAGATAATAGGATCAAACCAACCGAAAGACTTGagccaaaaaagaaaaaaattgaccCAAATGAGTTGAAAATACGTGAAGCTCCACAAGCAAGTTCGGCATTATTCTTTCAATACAACACGCAGCTGGGCCCGCCGTACCACATACTAATCGATACCAACTTcgttaatttttcaattaaaaacaaattagataTTGTTCAGGGTATGATGGATTGTTTATATGCCAAATGTATTCCATACATAACAGACTGTGTTTTGGCCGAGTTGGAGAAGCTCGGCCGCAAGTACCGTGTTGCACTAAGGATAATAAAAGACCCACGCTTTGAGAGGATTACTTGCCTTCATAAAGGAACTTATGCTGATGACTGCATCGTGCAAAGGGTAACACAGCACAAGTCTTATATTGTGGCCACTAATGACAAAGATTTGAAGAGGAGAATAAGAAAAATACCAGGAGTCCCAATAATGTATGTTGCTGAACACAAGTACACCATAGAGAGAATGCCTGATGCTTATGGAGCTCCCAAAGGAGCTATTTAG
- the LOC113497610 gene encoding aminoacylase-1-like: MSTKYDNNEAVANFVEYLKIPSVQPNINYDDCVAFLKKQANGLGLAVKVYEMVPRKPIVVLTWPGKDQSLPSILLNSHMDVVPVFENSWTYPPFSGHIDKDGKIFARGSQDMKCVGIQYLEAIRKLKNSGVQLKRTLHVCFVPDEEIGGHDGMEKFVLHKDFKDLNVGFALDEGMASPNKDFILFNGERSIWQIHVHCTGQPGHGSLLFPNTAGEKLRYIIDKFMDMRAEQKKILDSNPKLTIGDVTTINLTQVYGGVQSNVVPEKLTVVFDIRLAVSVNHEEFEKKINALCKEAGDGVTFEFEQKNAFVEVTKLDSTNPFWEAFKAAADELKLKLDCRIFPGGTDSRYVRQVGIPALGFSPMNDTPVLLHDHDEFLSADIFLKGIDIYVKLLTAVANV; this comes from the exons ATGTCAACTAAATACGATAACAATGAAGCTGTGGCGAATTTCGTcgagtatttaaaaataccaagTGTGCAACCAAACATCAACTATG ACGACTGCGTAGCATTCTTAAAGAAACAAGCTAATGGACTTGGCCTCGCCGTGAAAGTGTATGAAATGGTGCCACGCAAACCCATAGTGGTATTAACATGGCCTGGCAAAGATCAATCGCTACCTTCCATTCTTCTGAATTCCCATATGGACGTCGTGCCTGTTTTCGAA AATAGTTGGACATATCCTCCATTCAGCGGTCATATCGACAAGGACGGCAAGATCTTTGCTCGAGGCTCCCAAGACATGAAATGCGTCGGTATTCAATATCTTGAGGCTATTAGGAAACTGAAAAACTCAGGAGTGCAGTTGAAGAGAACTTTACACGTTTGTTTTGTGCCTG ACGAAGAAATTGGAGGCCATGATGGAATGGAAAAGTTTGTCCTCCACAAGGATTTTAAAGACCTAAACGTGGGTTTTGCGTTGGACGAAGGGATGGCAAGCCcgaataaagattttattttgttcaacgGTGAACGAAGCATTTGGC AAATTCATGTTCATTGTACTGGCCAACCCGGGCATGGTTCATTGTTATTCCCAAACACCGCTGGAGAAAAG TTGCGGTATATCATCGATAAATTCATGGACATGAGAGCTGAACAAAAGAAGATTTTGGACAGTAATCCAAAATTGACTATTGGTGACGTCACAACTATCAACTTGACCCAAGTATAC GGTGGAGTCCAATCTAACGTTGTTCCTGAGAAATTGACTGTTGTCTTTGATATACGTTTAGCAGTTTCTGTAAACCATGAAGAGTTTGAGAAGAAG ATCAACGCATTGTGCAAAGAAGCTGGTGACGGAGTcacatttgaatttgaacaaaAGAACGCATTTGTAGAAGTGACTAAACTGGATAGTACCAACCCATTTTGGGAAGCGTTCAAAGCTGCAGCCGACGAGTT AAAATTGAAACTTGACTGCAGAATATTCCCGGGTGGTACTGATAGCAGATATGTTCGCCAAGTTGGCATTCCAGCCCTGGGCTTTTCTCCAATGAACGATACCCCTGTTCTTCTCCACGACCACGACGAATTCCTAAGCgctgatatatttttgaaaggAATTGATATTTACGTAAAACTACTGACAGCCGTTGCTAATGTATAA